TGGCTTTGTTATCGCTATTATGTTGATCGGTAAAATGTAACAACCGGTTTATAAAATATGATAACGGTTAATTTGCCGGCAGAATACCTTAAAAAGAGGTGATATCCATGTTGGAAAGTTTGAATGCGTATAATTTTATCTTGGTAGCACTAAATTTAATCATTCTTTATGTTGTATTAAGAAAAATTTTGTTTAAGCCCGTCACCAGTTTTATGGAAAAACGTACTCAATCTATTAGAGATTCCATAGAAGAAGCACAAAAACAAGAGGCTGAGGCAAATGATCTTAAACTTAAATATGAAAATCAATTAAGTGATGCTAAACTTGTCGGTGAAAAAATTATTGCGGATGCAACTGAAAAGAGTAATCGAATTTCTGATGAGATTATTGCAAAAGCAAATCAAGAAGCAAGTTTTATTATGCAGAAAGCAAGAGAAGAAATAGAGCATGAGCGTGAGCAAATGCTGAAAGAAGTTTATAATCAGGTTGTAGATCTTACAATCGGCGCCGCTTCAAAAGTGATTGAATCGGACGTGGACTCAGCCAAGAATTTGAAAATTATTAAAAAATTTTTGGGTGAAGAAGGTGCCGCATAATGTCGCTTGTTTGCCGTCAGTATGCAAAGGCATTTTTCGACTTAGCTAAGCAGGAAAATGCTTTGGAAACATATAAAGACGAGTTGACTGCCGTTACCGATATTTATAAATCTGAAAAAACGTTTCAGAACTTTATATTAGACCCCAAAATAAGCAAAAATTATAAAAAGAACCTGATAAGAGTCTTTCAAAGTAATATAGGTACAAATACTTTAAATTTTCTGATGTTATTGCTCGACAAAAACCGTATAAAATATTTGCCGGAGATATTTGAAGAGTTTATAAAAATTTTCGATAAAGAAAAGAACATACTGAGTATCACCATAACATCAGCAATCCCGTTAGACCAGAAGTATGTCGATTTAGTAAGTGAAAAGTACAAAAAGCTTTATAACTCTGCTGATGTAAAAGTAACCTTGGTAAACGATAAAACATTGCTAGGCGGTATTAAGGTCGCAATTGGCGATAAACTTTATGATGCCAGCTTAAAAGAAAGTTTACGAAGATTAAGATCATCAATGAGTATGTAGATGCACAATGAACAGGGTATGGTGAACACTATGATTTTAAAACCAGAAGAAATAAGTGCTGTTATTAAACAGCAGATTGAAAATTACCAAAACGAAGTCGTAGAGAAAAACGTCGGGTATGTACTAAGCGTTGGAGATGGCATTGCTAGAGTATACGGGCTTAGCGATTGCATGTATGGCGAATTGCTGGAATTCGAAAATGGTATTTACGGAATGGCAATGAACCTGGAGGAAGAAAACGTTGGATGCGTCTTGCTTGGCTCTGAAATGGATATCAAAGAGGGATCTTTAGTTAAAAGTACCGGAAAAACCGTTGAAGTCCCGGTTGGTTCCCCTCTTATCGGACGTGTTGTTAATCCTCTCGGCAAGCCAATAGACGGCAAAGGCAGTTTGATAACCGATAAATCCAGACCTATAGAATTTCTAGCGCCAGGCGTTATTGATAGAAAATCTGTCGATACCCCTATGCAGACTGGAATCATGGCAATTGATGCAATGACTCCGATCGGCAGAGGTCAGCGTGAACTAATTATCGGAGACAGGCAAACCGGTAAAACTGCAATAGCAATCGATACAATCATTAACCAAAAGGGCAAAGATGTGATTTGTATTTATGTTGCCATTGGGCAAAAGGCATCTACTGTTGCGGGTATTTATAATACGCTTCAGGAATTTGGCGCAATGGAGTACTCTATTATTGTATCATCAACAGCTAATGATTTATCAACGGTTCAATATATAGCGCCATATGCCGGATGCGCTATGGCTGAATATTTCATGTTTGAAGAACATAAAGACGTGCTTATAGTCTATGACGACCTTTCAAAACATGCCGTTGCTTACCGTGCAATGTCATTATTATTGAAAAGGGCTCCGGGCAGAGAAGCTTTCCCGGGAGACGTCTTCTATCTTCATTCCAGACTTCTTGAACGTGCCGCAAAACTTTCCGATGAATTAGGCGGCGGGTCTATTACAGCGCTGCCTATCATTGAAACACAGGCCGGCGATGTATCCGCATATATCCCTACAAACGTTATTTCTATTACCGACGGTCAGATCTTTTTGGAATCTGAGCTATTTTATTCCGGACAGCGTCCTGCAATCAACGTTGGTATTTCAGTATCAAGAGTCGGCGGTTCTGCACAGATAAAAGCTATGAAAAAAATAGCCAGTCCACTTAGAGTTAATTTGGCACAATATCGAGAACTGGCTGTCTTTTCACAGTTTGGTTCTGATCTTGATCAGGCGACAAGAAGTAAACTGTTACAGGGCGAACGTCTTCTTGAGACATTAAAGCAGGATCAATACTCCCCACTAGCAGTTGAGGATCAAGTTGTTCTGC
The Bacillota bacterium DNA segment above includes these coding regions:
- the atpA gene encoding F0F1 ATP synthase subunit alpha; this encodes MILKPEEISAVIKQQIENYQNEVVEKNVGYVLSVGDGIARVYGLSDCMYGELLEFENGIYGMAMNLEEENVGCVLLGSEMDIKEGSLVKSTGKTVEVPVGSPLIGRVVNPLGKPIDGKGSLITDKSRPIEFLAPGVIDRKSVDTPMQTGIMAIDAMTPIGRGQRELIIGDRQTGKTAIAIDTIINQKGKDVICIYVAIGQKASTVAGIYNTLQEFGAMEYSIIVSSTANDLSTVQYIAPYAGCAMAEYFMFEEHKDVLIVYDDLSKHAVAYRAMSLLLKRAPGREAFPGDVFYLHSRLLERAAKLSDELGGGSITALPIIETQAGDVSAYIPTNVISITDGQIFLESELFYSGQRPAINVGISVSRVGGSAQIKAMKKIASPLRVNLAQYRELAVFSQFGSDLDQATRSKLLQGERLLETLKQDQYSPLAVEDQVVLLYIAINEYLLDIPVNKVKKFNHDALEYIKEKYPQIFKSISDTKALSSDMEELLNQAIKEFKTTIA
- the atpF gene encoding F0F1 ATP synthase subunit B — encoded protein: MLESLNAYNFILVALNLIILYVVLRKILFKPVTSFMEKRTQSIRDSIEEAQKQEAEANDLKLKYENQLSDAKLVGEKIIADATEKSNRISDEIIAKANQEASFIMQKAREEIEHEREQMLKEVYNQVVDLTIGAASKVIESDVDSAKNLKIIKKFLGEEGAA
- the atpH gene encoding ATP synthase F1 subunit delta, which produces MSLVCRQYAKAFFDLAKQENALETYKDELTAVTDIYKSEKTFQNFILDPKISKNYKKNLIRVFQSNIGTNTLNFLMLLLDKNRIKYLPEIFEEFIKIFDKEKNILSITITSAIPLDQKYVDLVSEKYKKLYNSADVKVTLVNDKTLLGGIKVAIGDKLYDASLKESLRRLRSSMSM